Proteins from a genomic interval of Trichoderma breve strain T069 chromosome 2, whole genome shotgun sequence:
- a CDS encoding NAD dependent epimerase/dehydratase family domain-containing protein, whose product MGGDLVLMTGATGFLGYLTIIDLLKHGYRIRAAVRSMTKAEGILSAPTLKSLSPTSEQLSFVSVPDMSAPGAFDDAIQGVKYVIHLAAPIPSWGEGEQNSSILEKQFISACERGAIEILEAAATKSHGTVKRVVMTSTTGAILPLPVVSGLERDLERVWAPNDRNAPPPPPYSSEVEAYLAAKKTALLASEAFVRDQKPLFDLITVVPPWIWARDELSKDKETILHSGSNGVLLSLLTGKRFEFEMVGNAAYGEDVARAHVVALDPHVPGNRTYVISREIVWNDAITIAKKLYPEAFNDGRLKAGNCPSFVIKWDISETENELRIKPQPLETMIESVVGQYLELLDKEVA is encoded by the exons ATGGGTGGAGATCTTGTCCTCATGACTGGAGCCACGGGCTTCTTGGGCTACCTTACCATCATCGACTTGCTTAAGCACGGATATCGCATTCGTGCTGCGGTCCGTTCTATGACTAAAGCGGAAGGAATTCTCTCTGCACCAACCCTAAAGAGCCTCTCTCCAACTTCAGAACAGCTCTCATTTGTATCCGTGCCAGACATGAGTGCTCCTGGCGCTTTTGACGACGCTATTCAGGGGGTCAAATACGTCATTCACCTCGCTGCGCCGATTCCCAGCTGGGGAGAAGGTGAACAAAACTCCTCTATCCTGGAAAAGCAATTCATTTCCGCATGCGAAAGAGGTGCTATTGAGATCCtcgaggcggcggcaacaAAATCTCATGGAACTGTGAAGCGAGTCGTAATGACTAGCACCACTGGCGCCATCCTACCACTTCCAGTTGTCTCAGGCCTGGAACGCGACTTAGAACGAGTTTGGGCTCCCAACGACCGAAACGCACCTCCGCCACCACCCTATAGCTCAGAGGTTGAGGCTTATCTTGCTGCGAAGAAGACCGCGCTCCTTGCTTCAGAAGCTTTTGTCCGAGATCAAAAACCGCTTTTTGACCTTATTACTGTCGTCCCACCATGGATATGGGCTCGTGACGAGCTGTCGAAGGACAAGGAAACCATTCTCCACAGTGGAAGTAATGGGGTTCTTCTGAGCCTATTGACAGGGAAACGATTCGAATTCGAGATGGTTGGGAATGCCGCGTATGGAGAAGACGTTGCCCGTGCCCACGTCGTCGCATTGGACCCTCATGTCCCTGGTAACCGGACGTACGTAATTAGTCGCGAGATAGTTTGGAACGATGCGATTACCATCGCAAAGAAGCTTTATCCAGAGGCCTTCAACGATGGAAGACTAAAAGCGGGAAATTGTCCAAGTTTCGTTATTAAATGGGATATAAGCGAA ACGGAGAACGAGCTTCGAATTAAACCTCAGCCGCTTGAAACGATGATAGAGAGTGTTGTTGGCCAGTACCTGGAGCTACTGGACAAAGAGGTGGCCTGA
- a CDS encoding histidine phosphatase superfamily (branch 1) domain-containing protein, with product MDFSQRDPPLTLKGFDQASHLAKTFPEPRSISVVLTSPLKRALQTTLKGFSQVLALNGVGEDGQNGAARLLVDRDLQETSDLPCDTGSDRDILEKLFPNVDVTTLDKDWFVKTGMYAADEEAVILRAKTFRKKLWNIAKSVQSDQSGREDGRDFARDSDDAASLNVADDDEMDSRSFGSYESGGADADGESDR from the exons ATGGATTTCTCGCAACGAGACCCACCATTGACCTTGAAAGGCTTTGACCAGGCATCACACTTGGCGAAAACATTTCCGGAACCTCGCTCAATCTCCGTCGTCCTGACTTCGCCCCTCAAACGGGCTCTACAAACTACCCTCAAGGGATTCTCACAGGTTCTCGCTTTGAATGGcgttggtgaagatggccaaAACGGAGCCGCTAGATTACTAGTAGATCGAGACTTACAGGAAACAAGCGATCTACCATGCGACACGGGCTCTGATCGCGATATTTTGGAGAAATTATTTCCAAACGTTGATGTTACCACGTTGGATAAGGATTGGTTTGTTAAAACCGGCATGTATGCGGCGGATGAGGAGGCTGTTATTCTTAGGGCCAAGACCTTTCGTAAGAAGCTATGGAATATTGCCAAGTCTGTACAGTCGGATCAATCTG GACGTGAGGATGGCCGCGACTTTGCGCGAGACAGTGACGATGCGGCGTCGCTCAACGTTGCagacgatgatgaaatgGACAGCCGCAGCTTCGGGTCCTACGAGTCGGGGGGCGCCGATGCGGACGGAGAGTCTGATCGGTGA